A window of Maioricimonas rarisocia genomic DNA:
TGAGAAACAACGCCATCAAGGATCTTTCGCCGCTGCAGGGACTGACCGAACTGCGGTACACGTTCCTGCAGGGGAACGAGCTGACCGACCTGACGCCGCTCGTCCAGATGGCCGAGAAGGACGTCAACGGCGAGAAACGGTTCGCTCCCTACTGGCACCTGTATCTGGACGTCGATGCGCTCCCGGACGAAGCCCGAAAGCAGGTGGACCGCCTGAAGGAACTGGGCGTCCGCGTCAATCCGGAGACGTAGCGGAACTCCCCGCGACAGGCCCCCGCACCTCAAGCCCGTCGGCGTTTGTGCCCGCGGGCTTTTCTGTTGTCCCGGCAACTCACTCCCCTGCAGGAACGGCACACTGACCTTTCACGTCGACGACATCCCCGACCTGTACGCCGCACTCGATGGCCTGCTCGCGCAGATCCCGCGGGGATCCGTCACCACCTACGGCGACCTGGCCCGGGCCCTGGGGGACGTGAAGGCAGCCCGCTGGATCGGTGAGCGGCTGCTGGATCACGACCACCGTCCGACCTGCCCCTGCCACCGCGTCGTTCGCAAGGATGGCTCGCCCGGTCTGTACATCACGGGCAACACCAGAGAGAAGCTCGGCCTGCTGCGGGCTGAAGGCGTGGAGGTTGCCGACGGGAAAGTGAAACCCGACTTCCCCGACGACCGCTTCACCACAGATCGACCGCTGACGCCGTTGCTGGATCTGCAGTGCCGGGTACCGCAGGAACTGAAACTGACGCCGCTCAGGAAGGAGCCCCGTACATTGGGTGGACTCGACGTCGCGTATGTCGACCGGCAGACTGCCGTCGCTGCCTACGTGCAGCTCGATGCCGAATCACTCGAGACCGTCTGGAAGGCGACACTCCCCCTGCCGGTCCGGTTTCCCTACGTCTCGGGATACCTGGCGTTTCGCGAACTTCCCGCTTTGCTGGCGCTGGCCGGTCACGCCCGTGCCGAGAACCACTGGGCCGACCTGGTCTTCGTCGATGGCAACGGCATCCTGCATCCCCGTCGGGCCGGAATCGCGGCCTGCTTCGGGCTGCTTGCGGAGACGCCGACAATCGGCATCGGCAAGACGCTCCTGTGCGGATCGGTCGATGTGACTGACCTGGCTGCCGGGGAGCCGCGGCTGGTGATGCACGAAGAGGAACCGATTGGTGCGGCCCTCAAGTGCCGCTCGACGTCCCGTCCCTTCTTCGCCTCACCCGGAAACCTCGTGACGCTCGACGACGCCGTCCGGTGGTCCCGGCACTGCCTGACCGATAACCGATTGCCAGAGCCGATCCAGCGGGCCGACCGGCTCAGCAAACAGGAGGTGCGTGATGCCCGGAAGCAGAAAGAGTGAACGCCCTCCCCCCGGTCGCAGGACGCATTGAAGGTCCATTGCGGCCCGTTCCGAACGGGCACGAAACTCCGGTTTCTCCGGATGCACCGGTCAGTCCGCCTTTGGCGATACTGCCTGCCGCAGACCCCGCGCGCGACGTCTGTCGGGAACGCCGACTTGCGAAGCGTGGCGAAAAGGGCGAAATTGGGGAGCCCCTTTTCTGCCTCACATTGGGTACTCGCGACGACGATTGCGATCTGGAGTCATCAGGATGCAGCCATCATACCTCGGGCGCCTTCTGCCCTTCCTTCTGTTTGCCGTCATGGTTCCCGGGCTGGCCGCAGACGATGACCGCGCTCGAGCACAGATCGTTTACACCGATCCGAACAACGTCGACGAGGACTTCCACTTTCAGGGCGAATACCGGGGCTGGCAGCGGTCGCAGCCGAGCCATCGCAGCTCGCGCTCGGTCGCGCTTCAGGTGATTTCCCGCGGCGAGGGAAACTTCGAAGCCGTCAAGTACTACGACGGTTTGCCGGGTGCCGGCTGGCAGCAGGAAGCGAAGTACATCCTCAGCGGCAGCCGCCAGGCAGACATCGTCACCTTTCCGGGTGAGCAGTACGACATCGTCATCGATGGCGAACGGGCGCTGATCTTCGCGGCGGATGGTCGACCGGCCGGAGAAATGCAGAAGGTGTACCGCGTCAGCCCGACGATGGGAGCCGAGCCGCCGCCGGGCGCGATTGTGATGTTCGACGGTTCGCCGACCGACAAGTTCCGCAATCCGAAGATCACCGACGACGGACTGCTGATGGCGGGGACCGAGACGACCGAGGCTTATGCCGACTTCCTGCTGCACGGCGAATTCCGGCTGCCGTACAAGCCGTTCGCCCGAGGCCAGGCCCGGGGAAACAGCGGGTTCTACCTGCAGAGGCGTTACGAGATTCAGGTGCTGGACTCGTTCGGGCTCGAGGGAAAGATCAATGAATGCGGAGCCCTGTACAAGACCCGCACGCCCGACGTGAACATGTGCCTTCCGCCGCTGCAGTGGCAGACGTACGACATTGACTTTACGGCGGCCCGATTCGACGACGCCGGAAACAAGGTGGCCGATGCCCGTCTGACGGTCTGGCACAACGGTGTGGTGATCCACAACGACATTGCGATCCCGAACAAGACGGGAGCCGGCCGGCCGGAAGGCCCGGATCCGATCCCGACGCTGCTTCAGGATCATGGTAACCCGGTGGTGTACCGGAACATCTGGCTGCTGCCCAAGGATGGCGGTGCCCCGGCCCGCCGCTGGGTCCGGAGTCTCCAGCAGATCCCCCCGGTGCCGATTTTCACCCGCACGCCTCCCTGGCCGGTGACCGTGCACGTGGGAGACTGAGCAGTCTGAAGTGGCCCTCCGGATATCGCAGGTTTCGGGACCTGCGCAGCCGATTCGGCCATTCGCCTTCTTGACACCGCGAGGTGATTTGGGTTTAATTCCTCGTGGTTTGGGTGCGCAGACAAATACAGGCTGTGGGTCTTTTGGGTCGTCTGTGCAATTCCTACCGGCTGGGTATCTTTCGTTGCACGTGGTCAGCTCGTGGATTCCTACCTTTCCGGAAGCTGAGTCAGGAACAGCTTTCGGCCCACCTGATTGAACCCCCGTTTCCGCACGCCTCACACAACCCGCGTCGAAGGACCGCAGTGGGTCGCAGGCGCTGATCATGCCTGAGAGTTTCACCTGCGCCGGACCAATTCTCCGATAACACCGTTGGAGAAGTGTCAGCAGCTACGTTGACGAGGTCAGGCTATGACGGCTGCGCCGGGTAACTCCCGCGTTGTAATTACCGGTCTGGGCGTAATCGCTCCCGTGGGTATCGGGAAGGTTGCGTTCTGGGACAACCTGCTGGCGGGGCGATCGGGAATCGACTTTCTGCAGTCGCTTCCGGCCGAGAATCTGCCATGCAAGCTCGCGGCCGAAATCCGGGATTTCGACCCGCTCGAGCACGTGTACCAGAAGAAGTTTCTGAAAGTGATGTCCCGCGACATCCAGCTGGGCGTCTGCGCCGCGTCGATGGCGATGAAAGACGCCGGCATGCAGGCGGGCGAAGTCACTCCGGAACGGCTCGGCGTCGAGTTCGGAACCGGCCACATCTCATTTACGCCCCAGGAACTGGCCGACGCGGCCAGCGATGTCGCCGATCCCGCCAATCCCGAAGCGTACACCCGCTGGGGTGAGGGACAGCTGGGCAAGATCGCCCCGCTGTGGCTGCTCCGTCAGCTTCCCAACATGCCGGCCTGTCACGTGGCGATCGAACACAACGCCCGCGGCCCGAACAACACGATCACGAGTGCCGACTCGTCACCACTGCTCGCGATGCAGGAGGCGATGCGGGTCATCCAGCGCGACCATGCCGACGCCATGATTGTCGGCGCCTGTGCCTCGAACATTCACCCCGTCGACATCGCCCGGATCAGCCTGTACGAGAACCTGTCGCGCCGCGATGACGACCCGGCCCGGGCCTGCCGCCCGTTCGACCGGGATCGCGACGGCACGATCGTCGGCGAAGGGGCTGCGGTCTTCGTCCTGGAAAAGTACGAGCATGCCGTTCGCCGCGGAGCGGACATCTACTGTGAAGTCCTCTCGGTCGGTGCCGGCTGCGATGGCCGCGGCTATCAGAACGGTGCTGGCGGAACCGGACTCGTCCGGGCCATGTCGGCCGCCATGGATCGTGCCGGAATCCGTCCCGACGAACTGGGCCACATCAACGCCCACGGCAAGAGCACCAAGCGGGATGACTGGGTCGAATCCCGGGCCTATCACCAGGCTCTGGGGGACGAAGCCGAGAGTATCCCGGTCGTCGCGCTGAAGAGCTACTTCGGCAACTTCGACGCCGGTGCGGGTGCGGTGGAACTGGCCGGTAGCATCATGGCTCTCCGCCACGGCATGCTGCCGATGACGCTCAACTACGAGCATCCCGATCCGCTCTGCCGGCTGAACGTCGTACGGGACGAACCGGTGCGGCTTCGCAACCGGACGGCCATGAGCGTGAACCGGACGATCATGGGTCAGAGCACCGCCGCGGTTCTCCGGGCGCTTTGATCTCCGCTCGATGAACGCGGCCCTAAGTGTCGCGTTGAACATCGCCCCCGTATTCGGGCTGGGGGCTCGCCTGCGGCTCGACCGCCAGCCACCCGGAGTCTCGGATTCGCATTCAGGCCCGGCTCATAGAGAAGTGGGGCAGACCTGCCTGACCGCCACTCCCAGCCGGGCCGGTTCCAACGGGCCGCGTTCCCGATTGCCCTTGTCGGCCTGCAATAGCCGGCCCTACTGCCTGACCGGAAGCTGTTGGGTGGTGCCGTCACGGGCTCCTCGGTGATGCACGCATCTGCCGGAAGGCTGCGGCATTGGGCATTCGCCGTGACGCACCCTACGCGGCTGCCGTGCCCCCGTAACCTGGCTGGGGGCTCGCCTGCGGCTCGACCGCCAGCCACCCCGGCCGTGGGCAACTCTCCCCTCAAGCCTCGCGTCTCGAGCCTCCCGCCTGCACCGCCATTGAAAACTGAGCGTCCGCCCCATCCAATACAGGACTGTCCCGGACGTTGTGCTTCGGGCCGACACACCGTCCTCTGTTGCTCACCGGCTGATGTCTGTTGACAGCCTCGATACCCAGGTTCAGTTCCTCAAGGGGGTCGGTCCCCACAAGGCCGAACTGCTGGCACGCCTCGATGTGCTCACCGTCGAGGACCTGCTCTGGCACATTCCCCGTGACGTGCTCGACCTGACCGAGGTCCGCGACCCGATCGACCTGGTCGAAGGGGAACTGCAGACCGTTCGCGGCGCCGTGGTCGACCTCGATGCCCGACAGCTCTCCCGCGGTCGAACACTCACCGCCTGCCTGCTCGACTGCACGACCGACTTCGTCCGCGGCAGCTGGTTCAACCAGCCCTGGATGATCAAGCGGCTGCAGATGGGCGAAACGGTTCTGTTTTCCGGAAAGCCGAAACGCCGGCAGGGTCGCTGGGATTTTTCGCATCCCCGCATCCAGTGGATCGACGCCGAAGATGCCGAGGCGGACGGCGGTGTCATTCCCCGCTACCGTCTGACCGAAGGACTGACGCTGCAGGACCTGCGGCGGATGATCCGCAACGCCGTGGAAGCAACTGTCGACCTGATCGCCGACCCGCTCCCCGAATCGTTCCGCTCCTGTCAGCAACTCGTCCCGCTGGCGACGGCGCTCCGCTGCGTTCACCTGCCGGCCACTCTGGAGGAGTACGAGGCAGGCCGCCGGCGACTGCTGTTCGATGACCTGTTCGAGTTCCAGCTCGGGCTGGCGCTGCGGCGACGGCACTGGCGAACGCAGGCGAGCGCTCCAAAACTGGAAACGACCGCGAAGATCGACTCGCGAATTCGCCGGCTGTTTCCGTTCCGGTTCACAGAGGGGCAGGATGGTGCCATCCGGGACGTCGTCGCCGACATCCGGACGGGGCACCCGATGCATCGCCTGATCCAGGCGGACGTCGGTGCGGGCAAGACGGCCATTGCCGTCTACGGCATGCTGGTCGCGGTCGCGGCCGGTTACCAGACCGTGCTGATGGCCCCG
This region includes:
- a CDS encoding beta-ketoacyl-[acyl-carrier-protein] synthase family protein gives rise to the protein MTAAPGNSRVVITGLGVIAPVGIGKVAFWDNLLAGRSGIDFLQSLPAENLPCKLAAEIRDFDPLEHVYQKKFLKVMSRDIQLGVCAASMAMKDAGMQAGEVTPERLGVEFGTGHISFTPQELADAASDVADPANPEAYTRWGEGQLGKIAPLWLLRQLPNMPACHVAIEHNARGPNNTITSADSSPLLAMQEAMRVIQRDHADAMIVGACASNIHPVDIARISLYENLSRRDDDPARACRPFDRDRDGTIVGEGAAVFVLEKYEHAVRRGADIYCEVLSVGAGCDGRGYQNGAGGTGLVRAMSAAMDRAGIRPDELGHINAHGKSTKRDDWVESRAYHQALGDEAESIPVVALKSYFGNFDAGAGAVELAGSIMALRHGMLPMTLNYEHPDPLCRLNVVRDEPVRLRNRTAMSVNRTIMGQSTAAVLRAL
- a CDS encoding 3-keto-disaccharide hydrolase; the protein is MQPSYLGRLLPFLLFAVMVPGLAADDDRARAQIVYTDPNNVDEDFHFQGEYRGWQRSQPSHRSSRSVALQVISRGEGNFEAVKYYDGLPGAGWQQEAKYILSGSRQADIVTFPGEQYDIVIDGERALIFAADGRPAGEMQKVYRVSPTMGAEPPPGAIVMFDGSPTDKFRNPKITDDGLLMAGTETTEAYADFLLHGEFRLPYKPFARGQARGNSGFYLQRRYEIQVLDSFGLEGKINECGALYKTRTPDVNMCLPPLQWQTYDIDFTAARFDDAGNKVADARLTVWHNGVVIHNDIAIPNKTGAGRPEGPDPIPTLLQDHGNPVVYRNIWLLPKDGGAPARRWVRSLQQIPPVPIFTRTPPWPVTVHVGD
- a CDS encoding endonuclease V; translated protein: MPRGSVTTYGDLARALGDVKAARWIGERLLDHDHRPTCPCHRVVRKDGSPGLYITGNTREKLGLLRAEGVEVADGKVKPDFPDDRFTTDRPLTPLLDLQCRVPQELKLTPLRKEPRTLGGLDVAYVDRQTAVAAYVQLDAESLETVWKATLPLPVRFPYVSGYLAFRELPALLALAGHARAENHWADLVFVDGNGILHPRRAGIAACFGLLAETPTIGIGKTLLCGSVDVTDLAAGEPRLVMHEEEPIGAALKCRSTSRPFFASPGNLVTLDDAVRWSRHCLTDNRLPEPIQRADRLSKQEVRDARKQKE